The following are from one region of the Streptomyces decoyicus genome:
- a CDS encoding RNA polymerase sigma factor, producing MFVSASTSRTLPPEIAESESVMALIERGKADGQIAGDDVRRAFEADQIPPTQWKNVLRSLNQILDEEGVTLMVSAAEAPKRTRKSVAAKSPAKRTATKTVAAKTATVKKTTAAAAPAPVADDPAGESESAPAKKAAAKKATAKKTVAKKTTAKKATAKKTASKKDVDELLDDEATEETPAPGKGDAPEAAEGTENAGFVLSDDDEDDAPAQQVAAAGATADPVKDYLKQIGKVPLLNAEQEVELAKRIEAGLFAEDKLANSDKLAPKLKRELEIIAEDGRRAKNHLLEANLRLVVSLAKRYTGRGMLFLDLIQEGNLGLIRAVEKFDYTKGYKFSTYATWWIRQAITRAMADQARTIRIPVHMVEVINKLARVQRQMLQDLGREPTPEELAKELDMTPEKVIEVQKYGREPISLHTPLGEDGDSEFGDLIEDSEAVVPADAVSFTLLQEQLHSVLDTLSEREAGVVSMRFGLTDGQPKTLDEIGKVYGVTRERIRQIESKTMSKLRHPSRSQVLRDYLD from the coding sequence TTGTTCGTGTCGGCCAGCACATCCCGTACGCTCCCGCCGGAGATCGCCGAGTCCGAGTCTGTGATGGCGCTCATCGAGCGGGGAAAGGCAGATGGGCAGATCGCCGGCGATGACGTGCGTCGGGCCTTCGAGGCTGACCAGATTCCGCCAACCCAGTGGAAGAACGTTCTGCGCAGCCTCAACCAGATCCTCGACGAGGAGGGTGTGACGCTGATGGTCAGTGCCGCAGAGGCGCCCAAGCGCACCCGCAAGAGCGTCGCAGCGAAGAGTCCGGCGAAGCGCACCGCTACCAAGACCGTCGCGGCGAAGACCGCCACGGTCAAGAAGACCACCGCGGCCGCGGCCCCCGCCCCTGTGGCGGACGACCCGGCCGGTGAGTCCGAGTCCGCGCCTGCGAAGAAGGCAGCGGCGAAGAAGGCGACCGCCAAGAAGACGGTCGCGAAGAAGACCACGGCCAAGAAGGCCACCGCAAAGAAGACCGCGTCCAAGAAGGACGTCGACGAGCTGCTTGACGACGAGGCGACCGAGGAGACCCCGGCGCCCGGCAAGGGCGACGCTCCCGAGGCCGCCGAAGGCACGGAGAACGCCGGTTTCGTCCTGTCCGACGACGACGAGGACGACGCGCCTGCGCAGCAGGTCGCCGCGGCCGGTGCCACCGCCGACCCGGTCAAGGACTACCTCAAGCAGATCGGTAAGGTCCCGCTCCTCAACGCCGAGCAGGAGGTGGAGCTCGCCAAGCGCATCGAGGCGGGTCTGTTCGCCGAGGACAAGCTGGCGAACTCCGACAAGCTCGCACCGAAGCTCAAGCGCGAGCTGGAGATCATCGCCGAGGACGGCCGCCGGGCGAAGAACCACCTCCTGGAGGCCAACCTCCGTCTGGTCGTCTCCCTGGCCAAGCGGTACACGGGCCGCGGCATGCTCTTCCTGGACCTGATCCAGGAGGGCAACCTCGGTCTGATCCGTGCAGTCGAGAAGTTCGACTACACCAAGGGCTACAAGTTCTCGACCTACGCGACGTGGTGGATCCGCCAGGCCATCACCCGTGCCATGGCCGACCAGGCCCGTACGATCCGTATCCCCGTCCACATGGTCGAGGTCATCAACAAGCTCGCGCGCGTCCAGCGCCAGATGCTCCAGGACCTGGGCCGCGAGCCCACCCCGGAGGAGCTGGCCAAGGAACTCGACATGACCCCCGAAAAGGTCATCGAGGTCCAGAAGTACGGCCGCGAGCCGATCTCGCTGCACACCCCGCTGGGCGAGGACGGCGACAGCGAGTTCGGTGACCTCATCGAGGACTCCGAGGCGGTCGTCCCGGCCGACGCGGTCAGCTTCACGCTTCTGCAGGAGCAGCTGCACTCGGTGCTGGACACCCTCTCCGAGCGTGAGGCCGGCGTCGTGTCCATGCGCTTCGGACTCACCGACGGTCAGCCCAAGACGCTGGACGAGATCGGCAAGGTCTACGGCGTCACGCGTGAGCGGATTCGTCAGATCGAGTCGAAGACGATGTCGAAGCTGCGTCACCCGTCTCGCTCCCAGGTGCTGCGCGACTACCTCGACTAG